TTCAAGACGGAAGAGGGACATTCATTTGCCAGGGGAGGAGAGATTGAAACAGATCATAAGGACCGATAAGGCTCCCGCCGCGGTCGGAGCATACAGCCAGGCGGTACGGGCGGGAGAATTTCTCTTCATATCGGGACAGCTCGGGCTCGATCCAGCGACCGGCACATTGTGCGAGGGGATAGCGGCCCAGGTGGAGCGCGCTATGAATAATATAAAGGGGATAGTCAGCGCATCGGGAGGCGGGATGGAGTCGATCGTC
This genomic window from Candidatus Krumholzibacteriota bacterium contains:
- a CDS encoding RidA family protein, with the translated sequence MKQIIRTDKAPAAVGAYSQAVRAGEFLFISGQLGLDPATGTLCEGIAAQVERAMNNIKGIVSASGGGMESIVKVTVLLQSIGDFKAMNEVYSSFFDGDPPARAAFEVAALPLGGLVEIEAVAWLG